One Gemmatimonadota bacterium genomic window, GGCGAGCCCGACAAGCAGCAGGCCGTAAACGAGCAGGAATATCGTCCGAATCACGACCCCACCTCAGCACGGCTGGCGACCTCATGCCCCGCCCTGGCACGCCGCTGACGCGGGAGCGGCGGCCGTCCGAGACCTGGAGCCGAATCCCCGGCCTGGGCGCCCGCCCAAGGATCGCGTAGCATGTCCAGCAGCATCGCCGTGCTGACCTTGACCATGTATACGATCGCATCCAGCGGAGAGATGCTGCTCTTACCCGCCAATCTGGGGTTCATTCGGACCGGTACCTCGCGCACGCGGAATCGGCTGCGAAGGGCCATCGCCAACACTTCGGGCTCCGGATAGTCGTCCGGATACCATTCCGCAAACGTTTTGACGACGGATCGATTGGCGGCCCTGAACCCGCTTGTGCAGTCGGTCACCCATTGGCCCGCGAGAATGCGAATGAGACCGTGGAGAGCCGCGGCACCGATCCCGCGGGTCGCGGTCTGCTCGTACTCGCCAGCCTCGAGGAATCTGGAGCCGACGACCAGGTCGGCCACTCCAGACGAAATGGGGCCGAGAAGCTTCCGAACTTGGTCGCCCCGGTGCTGGCCGTCGCCGTCGACCTGGACAACGACTCGAGCACCAGTCCAGAGCGCGTAGCGATACCCCGCTTGCATCGCGCCGCCGATACCTAGATTGAAGGGCAGGCGGAGCACCCGCACCGCGTCCGGCACTGCCCGCGCGGTGCCGTCCGTCGAGCCGTCGTCAACGACCAGGATCTCGGCGCCGGGGAGTTCGCGCAGAAGATCCTCCAGAACCGCGGGCAGCGATTCGGCTTCGTTGAACGCTGGCACGACGACGAGGCAGCCGTCGAGCGGTCTGCTTGGCGGGTTCATTGAGTCCACTTGATCGCCGGACATCGTGGAGGCGCACGCATGCTGACACGCGCCTCCACGTTCTGTTGATGGGGAGTCTACCCTAGTTAGCCTCGCTCGCGGGCACCGTCAACGGCTTTTTGCCGCGAGGTGCCCGGGAGCCAGGCCAAGATTGGTGGCTACCTACAACGCGTCCCCCTGCGCCCGGTCGTGCAGACTATCGTCAACTCCTGGCTCGTCGACGCGCCGGCACCGTCATTATCCAGAATGGCCAGCAGCACCGTGTAAGTGCCAGCGTTCTTGTAGGTGAAGCTGGGCGACTGCTCCGTGCTCGTACCCTTCCGCACACCCAAGTCCCAGCTCCAGTCCACGACCGTGCCGTCAGAGTCGGTGCTCAGGTCGATAAACAAGCAGTTGTTCTCCACGCAGGAGACGCTGAAGTCGGCGGTAGGCGCCACGTTCGGCGGATCCGTCACGGTCACCAGCTGGCTCGTCTGGTCCGTGCCGCCTTGGTCGTCGGT contains:
- a CDS encoding glycosyltransferase family 2 protein, producing MNPPSRPLDGCLVVVPAFNEAESLPAVLEDLLRELPGAEILVVDDGSTDGTARAVPDAVRVLRLPFNLGIGGAMQAGYRYALWTGARVVVQVDGDGQHRGDQVRKLLGPISSGVADLVVGSRFLEAGEYEQTATRGIGAAALHGLIRILAGQWVTDCTSGFRAANRSVVKTFAEWYPDDYPEPEVLAMALRSRFRVREVPVRMNPRLAGKSSISPLDAIVYMVKVSTAMLLDMLRDPWAGAQAGDSAPGLGRPPLPRQRRARAGHEVASRAEVGS